A genomic window from Populus nigra chromosome 7, ddPopNigr1.1, whole genome shotgun sequence includes:
- the LOC133698336 gene encoding uncharacterized protein LOC133698336 isoform X3 yields MAAFSLLSLFHPNPSIPKMTTKPLAVLNKAYKMQVPYELKQGQTRIFHQLPSGLNMEVIEQKGRVLADKENNRSPGNSEKNPPLVFVHGSYHAAWCWAEHWLPFFSGFGFDSYAVSLLGQGESDAPASPVAGSLQTHAGDVADFIQKKLTFPPVLLGHSFGGLIIQCYIANIRNKQTLEKKMLYPDLAGAVLVCSVPPSGNSGLVWRYLFSKPVAAFKVTRSLAAKAFQTDLSLCKETFFTSTMEDHLVKRYQALMKESSRMPLFDLRKLNSSLPVPSVLKSSIEVLVLGANDDFIVDTEGLNETGRFYGVSPICVEGVAHDMMLDCSWEKEDEVVSASPEPFPS; encoded by the exons ATGGCTGCCTTTTCTCTCCTCTCCCTATTCCACCCAAACCCCTCAATCCCCAAAATGACCACAAAACCCCTTGCTGTCCTCAACAAAGCCTACAAAATGCAGGTCCCTTATGAGTTGAAGCAGGGGCAGACACGTATTTTTCACCAACTTCCATCTGGTCTGAACATGGAAGTGATTGAGCAAAAGGGTCGTGTTCTGGCAgacaaagaaaacaatagaagcCCAGGAAACAGTGAAAAAAACCCACCTTTGGTTTTTGTTCATGGAAGTTACCATGCTGCTTGGTGCTGGGCAGAGCACTGGTTGCCTTTCTTTTCAGGGTTTGGTTTTGATAGCTATGCTGTTAGCTTGTTGGGTCAG GGTGAAAGTGATGCACCAGCTAGTCCTGTTGCTGGTTCTCTTCAG ACACATGCAGGTGATGTCGCTGACTTCATCCAGAAAAAACTAACGTTTCCACCAGTCTTGCTTGGGCATTCATTTGGAGGGTTAATCATTCAGTGCTACATTGCAAATATAAGGAATAAACAAACTTTAG aaaagaaaatgcTGTACCCAGATCTTGCTGGCGCTGTTCTTGTGTGCTCTGTACCGCCTTCAGGTAATAG CGGATTAGTGTGGCGTTATCTGTTTTCCAAACCTGTTGCTGCTTTTAAG GTGACACGCAGCTTGGCAGCTAAGGCTTTTCAAACTGATCTTTCACTCTGCAAGGAAACATTTTTCACATCAACCATGGAGGATCATCTGGTGAAACG TTACCAAGCACTAATGAAAGAAAGCTCAAGAATGCCACTGTTTGATCTAAGGAAGCTTAATTCATCACTTCCAGTCCCTTCGGTGCTAAAATCATCTATTGAAGTGCTTGTGCTGGGAGCAAATGATGATTTCATAGTG GACACTGAAGGACTCAACGAAACAGGCAGGTTTTATGGCGTATCACCAATCTGTGTTGAAGGGGTTGCCCATGACATGATGCTAGATTGTTCTTGGGAGAAAG AAGACGAGGTCGTAAGTGCTTCACCTGAGCCCTTTCCATCTTAG
- the LOC133698336 gene encoding uncharacterized protein LOC133698336 isoform X1 — MAAFSLLSLFHPNPSIPKMTTKPLAVLNKAYKMQVPYELKQGQTRIFHQLPSGLNMEVIEQKGRVLADKENNRSPGNSEKNPPLVFVHGSYHAAWCWAEHWLPFFSGFGFDSYAVSLLGQGESDAPASPVAGSLQTHAGDVADFIQKKLTFPPVLLGHSFGGLIIQCYIANIRNKQTLEKKMLYPDLAGAVLVCSVPPSGNSGLVWRYLFSKPVAAFKVTRSLAAKAFQTDLSLCKETFFTSTMEDHLVKRYQALMKESSRMPLFDLRKLNSSLPVPSVLKSSIEVLVLGANDDFIVDTEGLNETGRFYGVSPICVEGVAHDMMLDCSWEKAEEDEVVSASPEPFPS, encoded by the exons ATGGCTGCCTTTTCTCTCCTCTCCCTATTCCACCCAAACCCCTCAATCCCCAAAATGACCACAAAACCCCTTGCTGTCCTCAACAAAGCCTACAAAATGCAGGTCCCTTATGAGTTGAAGCAGGGGCAGACACGTATTTTTCACCAACTTCCATCTGGTCTGAACATGGAAGTGATTGAGCAAAAGGGTCGTGTTCTGGCAgacaaagaaaacaatagaagcCCAGGAAACAGTGAAAAAAACCCACCTTTGGTTTTTGTTCATGGAAGTTACCATGCTGCTTGGTGCTGGGCAGAGCACTGGTTGCCTTTCTTTTCAGGGTTTGGTTTTGATAGCTATGCTGTTAGCTTGTTGGGTCAG GGTGAAAGTGATGCACCAGCTAGTCCTGTTGCTGGTTCTCTTCAG ACACATGCAGGTGATGTCGCTGACTTCATCCAGAAAAAACTAACGTTTCCACCAGTCTTGCTTGGGCATTCATTTGGAGGGTTAATCATTCAGTGCTACATTGCAAATATAAGGAATAAACAAACTTTAG aaaagaaaatgcTGTACCCAGATCTTGCTGGCGCTGTTCTTGTGTGCTCTGTACCGCCTTCAGGTAATAG CGGATTAGTGTGGCGTTATCTGTTTTCCAAACCTGTTGCTGCTTTTAAG GTGACACGCAGCTTGGCAGCTAAGGCTTTTCAAACTGATCTTTCACTCTGCAAGGAAACATTTTTCACATCAACCATGGAGGATCATCTGGTGAAACG TTACCAAGCACTAATGAAAGAAAGCTCAAGAATGCCACTGTTTGATCTAAGGAAGCTTAATTCATCACTTCCAGTCCCTTCGGTGCTAAAATCATCTATTGAAGTGCTTGTGCTGGGAGCAAATGATGATTTCATAGTG GACACTGAAGGACTCAACGAAACAGGCAGGTTTTATGGCGTATCACCAATCTGTGTTGAAGGGGTTGCCCATGACATGATGCTAGATTGTTCTTGGGAGAAAG CTGAAGAAGACGAGGTCGTAAGTGCTTCACCTGAGCCCTTTCCATCTTAG
- the LOC133698336 gene encoding uncharacterized protein LOC133698336 isoform X2, giving the protein MAAFSLLSLFHPNPSIPKMTTKPLAVLNKAYKMQVPYELKQGQTRIFHQLPSGLNMEVIEQKGRVLADKENNRSPGNSEKNPPLVFVHGSYHAAWCWAEHWLPFFSGFGFDSYAVSLLGQGESDAPASPVAGSLQTHAGDVADFIQKKLTFPPVLLGHSFGGLIIQCYIANIRNKQTLEKKMLYPDLAGAVLVCSVPPSGNSGLVWRYLFSKPVAAFKVTRSLAAKAFQTDLSLCKETFFTSTMEDHLVKRYQALMKESSRMPLFDLRKLNSSLPVPSVLKSSIEVLVLGANDDFIVDTEGLNETGRFYGVSPICVEGVAHDMMLDCSWEKGARAILSWLNCLSR; this is encoded by the exons ATGGCTGCCTTTTCTCTCCTCTCCCTATTCCACCCAAACCCCTCAATCCCCAAAATGACCACAAAACCCCTTGCTGTCCTCAACAAAGCCTACAAAATGCAGGTCCCTTATGAGTTGAAGCAGGGGCAGACACGTATTTTTCACCAACTTCCATCTGGTCTGAACATGGAAGTGATTGAGCAAAAGGGTCGTGTTCTGGCAgacaaagaaaacaatagaagcCCAGGAAACAGTGAAAAAAACCCACCTTTGGTTTTTGTTCATGGAAGTTACCATGCTGCTTGGTGCTGGGCAGAGCACTGGTTGCCTTTCTTTTCAGGGTTTGGTTTTGATAGCTATGCTGTTAGCTTGTTGGGTCAG GGTGAAAGTGATGCACCAGCTAGTCCTGTTGCTGGTTCTCTTCAG ACACATGCAGGTGATGTCGCTGACTTCATCCAGAAAAAACTAACGTTTCCACCAGTCTTGCTTGGGCATTCATTTGGAGGGTTAATCATTCAGTGCTACATTGCAAATATAAGGAATAAACAAACTTTAG aaaagaaaatgcTGTACCCAGATCTTGCTGGCGCTGTTCTTGTGTGCTCTGTACCGCCTTCAGGTAATAG CGGATTAGTGTGGCGTTATCTGTTTTCCAAACCTGTTGCTGCTTTTAAG GTGACACGCAGCTTGGCAGCTAAGGCTTTTCAAACTGATCTTTCACTCTGCAAGGAAACATTTTTCACATCAACCATGGAGGATCATCTGGTGAAACG TTACCAAGCACTAATGAAAGAAAGCTCAAGAATGCCACTGTTTGATCTAAGGAAGCTTAATTCATCACTTCCAGTCCCTTCGGTGCTAAAATCATCTATTGAAGTGCTTGTGCTGGGAGCAAATGATGATTTCATAGTG GACACTGAAGGACTCAACGAAACAGGCAGGTTTTATGGCGTATCACCAATCTGTGTTGAAGGGGTTGCCCATGACATGATGCTAGATTGTTCTTGGGAGAAAGGTGCTAGAGCTATTCTATCATGGTTAAATTGTTTAAGCAGATAG
- the LOC133698336 gene encoding uncharacterized protein LOC133698336 isoform X4, whose product MAAFSLLSLFHPNPSIPKMTTKPLAVLNKAYKMQVPYELKQGQTRIFHQLPSGLNMEVIEQKGRVLADKENNRSPGNSEKNPPLVFVHGSYHAAWCWAEHWLPFFSGFGFDSYAVSLLGQGESDAPASPVAGSLQTHAGDVADFIQKKLTFPPVLLGHSFGGLIIQCYIANIRNKQTLEKKMLYPDLAGAVLVCSVPPSGNSGLVWRYLFSKPVAAFKVTRSLAAKAFQTDLSLCKETFFTSTMEDHLVKRTLKDSTKQAGFMAYHQSVLKGLPMT is encoded by the exons ATGGCTGCCTTTTCTCTCCTCTCCCTATTCCACCCAAACCCCTCAATCCCCAAAATGACCACAAAACCCCTTGCTGTCCTCAACAAAGCCTACAAAATGCAGGTCCCTTATGAGTTGAAGCAGGGGCAGACACGTATTTTTCACCAACTTCCATCTGGTCTGAACATGGAAGTGATTGAGCAAAAGGGTCGTGTTCTGGCAgacaaagaaaacaatagaagcCCAGGAAACAGTGAAAAAAACCCACCTTTGGTTTTTGTTCATGGAAGTTACCATGCTGCTTGGTGCTGGGCAGAGCACTGGTTGCCTTTCTTTTCAGGGTTTGGTTTTGATAGCTATGCTGTTAGCTTGTTGGGTCAG GGTGAAAGTGATGCACCAGCTAGTCCTGTTGCTGGTTCTCTTCAG ACACATGCAGGTGATGTCGCTGACTTCATCCAGAAAAAACTAACGTTTCCACCAGTCTTGCTTGGGCATTCATTTGGAGGGTTAATCATTCAGTGCTACATTGCAAATATAAGGAATAAACAAACTTTAG aaaagaaaatgcTGTACCCAGATCTTGCTGGCGCTGTTCTTGTGTGCTCTGTACCGCCTTCAGGTAATAG CGGATTAGTGTGGCGTTATCTGTTTTCCAAACCTGTTGCTGCTTTTAAG GTGACACGCAGCTTGGCAGCTAAGGCTTTTCAAACTGATCTTTCACTCTGCAAGGAAACATTTTTCACATCAACCATGGAGGATCATCTGGTGAAACG GACACTGAAGGACTCAACGAAACAGGCAGGTTTTATGGCGTATCACCAATCTGTGTTGAAGGGGTTGCCCATGACATGA
- the LOC133698392 gene encoding small ribosomal subunit protein eS7-like gives MFTTKKKIQKDKDAEPTEFEETVAQALFDLENTSSDLKSDLKDLFINSAVQIDVAGNRKAIVIYVPYRLRKAYRKVHLRLVRELEKKFSGKDVVLIATRRIVRPPKKGSAVQRPRSRTLTAVHEAMLEDLVYPAEIVGKRTRYRIDGSKISKIFLDPKERNNTEYKLESYAGVYRKLTGKDVVFDFPVTEA, from the exons ATGTTCACTACAAAGAAGAAGATCCAAAAGGACAAGGATGCTGAACCAACTGAGTTTGAGGAGACAGTTGCCCAG GCATTATTTGACTTGGAAAATACCAGCTCAGACCTGAAAAGTGATCTAAAAGATCTCTTTATAAATTCTGCGGT TCAAATAGATGTTGCTGGAAACCGCAAAGCTATTGTCATTTATGTTCCCTATAGACTGAGGAAAGCTTATCGCAAGGTTCATCTTCGCCTTGTTCGAGAGCTGGAGAAAAAGTTCAGTGGGAAG GATGTTGTTCTGATTGCTACCCGAAGGATCGTGCGCCCACCAAAGAAAGGCTCTGCTGTTCAGCGCCCCCGCTCCCGCACCCTAACTGCTGTGCATGAGGCCATGCTTGAGGATTTAGTGTATCCTGCTGAGATTGTTGGAAAACGCACCAGATACAGGATTGATGGATCCAAAATTAGCAAG ATCTTCTTGGATCCCAAGGAGCGCAACAACACCGAGTACAAGCTAGAATCATATGCGGGAGTTTACCGGAAGCTTACAGGAAAAGATGTGGTTTTTGATTTCCCGGTAACAGAGGCCTGA
- the LOC133699869 gene encoding mannose-6-phosphate isomerase 1-like isoform X1, which produces METGLEKNHQGGGGLKRLRCSVQNYDWGKKGTEGSEVARLYELNSGSDLELEKKKPFAEFWMGTHGSGPSFVVESGVENGDSIGSGSMGLKEWILKNPNVLGDRVLDKWGCDLPFLFKVLSVAKALSIQAHPDKELAKVLHKLQPNRYKDDNHKPEMALAITEFEALCGFISIEELKGVLRDVPEIVELVGSAEANQVLQIHEQDHEEKVKSVLRSAFTQLMSASQEITAEAISKLKSRLYMESKIRQLTGKEQLVLQLEKQYPADIGVISAFFLNYVKLNSGEALYLGANEPHAYLYGECIECMATSDNVVRAGLTPKLRDIQTLCSMLTYKQGFPEILKGFPLSPYITRYLPPFDEFEVDRCILPRGASTVFPAIPGPSIFLVMVGDGAMCTGSSKDVVMEGDVLFAPANSEISVSTASELHLYRAGVNSRFFQTLRW; this is translated from the exons ATGGAGACTGGATTGGAGAAGAACCATCAAGGAGGAGGAGGGCTGAAGAGACTGAGATGTTCAGTTCAAAACTATGATTGGGGCAAAAAAGGGACAGAGGGGTCTGAGGTTGCAAGGCTATATGAATTGAATTCTGGGTCTGATCTAGAATTGGAAAAGAAGAAGCCTTTTGCTGAGTTTTGGATGGGTACACATGGTTCTGGGCCTTCTTTTGTGGTGGAAAGTGGTGTGGAGAATGGCGACTCAATTGGGTCCGGGAGTATGGGTTTGAAAGAATGGATTCTTAAGAATCCTAATGTGCTTGGTGATAGAGTTTTGGATAAGTGGGGTTGTGATCTCCCTTTCTTGTTCAAG GTACTTTCTGTGGCAAAAGCATTGTCGATTCAGGCTCACCCAGACAAGGAATTGGCAAAAGTTCTACACAAGTTGCAGCCAAATCGTTATAAGGATGACAATCATAAGCCCGAGATGGCTTTAGCCATAACAGAGTTTGAGGCCCTCTGTGGTTTTATCAGTATTGAG GAGCTTAAAGGTGTGCTTCGAGATGTTCCTGAGATAGTAGAACTGGTTGGCAGTGCGGAAGCAAACCAAGTATTGCAAATCCATGAGCAAGATCATGAGGAAAAAGTAAAATCTGTTCTGAGATCAGCTTTTACCCAACTCATGTCAGCGAGCCAAGAGATCACGGCTGAagcaatatcaaaattaaaaagtagaTTGTATATGGAAAGCAAG aTAAGACAGTTGACAGGAAAGGAACAGTTGGTCTTGCAGTTAGAAAAGCAATATCCAGCTGATATTGGTGTCATATCAGCCTTCTTTCTTAATTATGTGAAGCTCAATTCTGGTGAAGCTTTGTATCTCGGGGCAAATGAACCCCATGCATATCTATACGGTGAGTGTATAGAATGCATGGCAACCTCAGACAATGTTGTGCGGGCTGGTCTTACACCCAAGCTCCGGGATATTCAAACTCTTTGTTCCATGCTCACATACAAACAG GGCTTCCCTGAAATCTTAAAAGGATTTCCTTTGAGTCCATATATAACAAGATACCTTCCACCTTTTGATGAATTTGAGGTTGATCGCTGCATTCTTCCAAGAGGGGCATCAACAGTATTTCCCGCGATTCCAGGTCCATCCATTTTTCTTGTCATGGTTGGCGACGGTGCAATGTGCACTGGATCATCCAAAGATGTAGTTATGGAGGGAGATGTCCTCTTTGCACCTGCCAACTCTGAAATCAGCGTATCAACTGCATCTGAGTTGCATCTGTATAGGGCAGGAGTGAATAGCAGATTCTTTCAAACCTTGAGGTGGTAG
- the LOC133699869 gene encoding mannose-6-phosphate isomerase 1-like isoform X2 has product METGLEKNHQGGGGLKRLRCSVQNYDWGKKGTEGSEVARLYELNSGSDLELEKKKPFAEFWMGTHGSGPSFVVESGVENGDSIGSGSMGLKEWILKNPNVLGDRVLDKWGCDLPFLFKVLSVAKALSIQAHPDKELAKVLHKLQPNRYKDDNHKPEMALAITEFEALCGFISIEELKGVLRDVPEIVELVGSAEANQVLQIHEQDHEEKVKSVLRSAFTQLMSASQEITAEAISKLKSRLYMESKIRQLTGKEQLVLQLEKQYPADIGVISAFFLNYVKLNSGEALYLGANEPHAYLYGECIECMATSDNVVRAGLTPKLRDIQTLCSMLTYKQLCAVYSLVALH; this is encoded by the exons ATGGAGACTGGATTGGAGAAGAACCATCAAGGAGGAGGAGGGCTGAAGAGACTGAGATGTTCAGTTCAAAACTATGATTGGGGCAAAAAAGGGACAGAGGGGTCTGAGGTTGCAAGGCTATATGAATTGAATTCTGGGTCTGATCTAGAATTGGAAAAGAAGAAGCCTTTTGCTGAGTTTTGGATGGGTACACATGGTTCTGGGCCTTCTTTTGTGGTGGAAAGTGGTGTGGAGAATGGCGACTCAATTGGGTCCGGGAGTATGGGTTTGAAAGAATGGATTCTTAAGAATCCTAATGTGCTTGGTGATAGAGTTTTGGATAAGTGGGGTTGTGATCTCCCTTTCTTGTTCAAG GTACTTTCTGTGGCAAAAGCATTGTCGATTCAGGCTCACCCAGACAAGGAATTGGCAAAAGTTCTACACAAGTTGCAGCCAAATCGTTATAAGGATGACAATCATAAGCCCGAGATGGCTTTAGCCATAACAGAGTTTGAGGCCCTCTGTGGTTTTATCAGTATTGAG GAGCTTAAAGGTGTGCTTCGAGATGTTCCTGAGATAGTAGAACTGGTTGGCAGTGCGGAAGCAAACCAAGTATTGCAAATCCATGAGCAAGATCATGAGGAAAAAGTAAAATCTGTTCTGAGATCAGCTTTTACCCAACTCATGTCAGCGAGCCAAGAGATCACGGCTGAagcaatatcaaaattaaaaagtagaTTGTATATGGAAAGCAAG aTAAGACAGTTGACAGGAAAGGAACAGTTGGTCTTGCAGTTAGAAAAGCAATATCCAGCTGATATTGGTGTCATATCAGCCTTCTTTCTTAATTATGTGAAGCTCAATTCTGGTGAAGCTTTGTATCTCGGGGCAAATGAACCCCATGCATATCTATACGGTGAGTGTATAGAATGCATGGCAACCTCAGACAATGTTGTGCGGGCTGGTCTTACACCCAAGCTCCGGGATATTCAAACTCTTTGTTCCATGCTCACATACAAACAG TTATGTGCTGTTTATTCACTCGTTGCTCTTCATTGA